One Natrinema marinum genomic window carries:
- a CDS encoding acetyl-CoA acetyltransferase, whose protein sequence is MAEPILAGVAESDLGETPDRNWLDNAAIATVRALEDAGCALEEVDGVAVAGGNDYMPALILSEYLDLEEPSFLEGTEIGGSSFEHFCGHVRDAMARDEADVVVVAYGSTGKTGPGRDQSLEVTHPVDGFVRPTGLFRPPGAYAMAARRHMHEYGTTEKQLAEIAVATREWASMNPKAAQQEPITVDDVLESRQIAEPFNLLDCCLVSDGGGAVVLVSEEKARELGVPPISVAGVASTSTHRQDISEMPDMTTTGAAVTGPKAFEQAGITHDDVDVAQLYDSFTYTALVTLEDLGFCEKGEGGEFVSGGTTAPGGELPMNTQGGGLSYCHPGHFGVFVLIEAVRQLRGDYTGERQVDDAEVAVAHGTGGILSSSSTVVLRREA, encoded by the coding sequence GTGGCTGAACCGATCCTGGCGGGCGTCGCCGAGAGCGACCTCGGCGAGACCCCCGACCGGAACTGGCTCGACAACGCGGCGATCGCGACCGTTCGCGCCTTAGAGGACGCCGGCTGTGCCCTCGAGGAGGTCGACGGCGTCGCGGTCGCCGGCGGGAACGACTACATGCCGGCGCTGATCCTTTCGGAGTACCTCGACCTCGAGGAGCCCTCGTTCCTCGAGGGCACGGAGATCGGCGGTTCGTCGTTCGAGCACTTCTGTGGCCACGTCCGCGACGCGATGGCCCGCGACGAGGCCGACGTGGTGGTCGTCGCCTACGGCTCGACGGGCAAGACCGGGCCCGGCAGGGACCAGTCGCTCGAGGTCACCCATCCCGTCGACGGCTTCGTTCGACCCACAGGCCTGTTCCGACCGCCGGGGGCGTACGCGATGGCCGCCCGCCGGCACATGCACGAGTACGGGACGACCGAGAAGCAGCTGGCTGAGATCGCGGTCGCGACCCGCGAGTGGGCGTCGATGAACCCCAAAGCCGCTCAGCAGGAGCCGATTACCGTCGACGACGTGCTCGAGTCGCGACAGATCGCCGAGCCGTTCAACCTGCTGGACTGCTGTCTGGTCTCCGACGGTGGCGGGGCGGTCGTCCTCGTCAGCGAGGAGAAGGCCCGCGAACTCGGGGTCCCCCCGATTTCGGTCGCGGGCGTCGCCTCGACGAGCACCCACCGTCAGGACATCAGCGAAATGCCCGACATGACGACGACCGGCGCGGCGGTCACGGGACCGAAAGCCTTCGAGCAAGCCGGGATTACCCACGACGACGTCGACGTCGCCCAGCTATACGACTCGTTTACCTACACCGCGTTGGTGACCCTCGAGGACCTCGGCTTCTGCGAAAAGGGCGAGGGCGGCGAGTTCGTCTCGGGCGGGACGACCGCCCCCGGCGGCGAGCTCCCGATGAACACGCAGGGCGGCGGCCTCTCGTACTGCCATCCAGGTCACTTCGGCGTCTTCGTCCTCATCGAGGCCGTCCGACAGCTTCGGGGCGATTACACGGGCGAGCGCCAGGTCGACGACGCCGAGGTCGCGGTCGCCCACGGCACCGGCGGCATCCTATCCTCGAGTAGCACCGTCGTCCTCCGGAGGGAAGCATGA
- a CDS encoding Zn-ribbon domain-containing OB-fold protein encodes MNAPVEDRREEWEGPVPVPTGATEPFWEATLEGDLLFQECDCGNRQLYPRAVCTDCGAEDPPFEESEGVGTIYTYTVCHVPGEPGFGDRTPYVVGAIELAEGPRLLAMIDADPDDLEVGTPVAVRFWRISDEAAMPVFVPE; translated from the coding sequence ATGAACGCGCCCGTCGAGGACCGCCGCGAGGAGTGGGAGGGACCTGTCCCCGTCCCGACCGGCGCGACGGAACCGTTCTGGGAGGCCACGCTCGAGGGCGACCTCCTCTTTCAGGAGTGTGACTGCGGCAACCGCCAGCTCTACCCGCGGGCGGTCTGTACCGACTGCGGCGCGGAGGACCCGCCGTTCGAGGAGAGCGAGGGCGTCGGAACGATCTACACCTACACCGTCTGCCACGTCCCCGGCGAACCCGGTTTCGGCGACCGAACCCCGTACGTCGTCGGCGCGATCGAACTCGCCGAGGGGCCGCGGCTGCTCGCGATGATCGACGCCGATCCCGACGACCTCGAGGTCGGGACGCCCGTCGCGGTACGGTTCTGGCGGATCTCCGACGAGGCCGCCATGCCGGTGTTCGTGCCGGAGTGA
- a CDS encoding FAS1-like dehydratase domain-containing protein → MPNRPIEELEAMVGDSRVTVEEFRVEAGKVEEFARAITSEDPIFRDEAAAAERGYDRVPAPLTYSQVGRFPRYTPEDVDGKGFDLAFQPEYVLHGEQHHEYERPMAVGDVLEGTTTLADVFQREGPRAGTMTFAVLETEYRNRDDELVLTDRTTAIETSGAVDDDADEESTESESDDASSESAEAATNGGAAAAESDVPPATVGNFDRVGDLADIAVGDTGPNVVVEDLDRQQFVKYAGASGDFNPIHYDEPYATAAGNESVFGQGMFTAGVTSRVVANWFELRDISSFGVRFQSRVFPGDTVVASGEVVEINEADGTVEIELEAWTDGGETLLTGTATANLE, encoded by the coding sequence ATGCCGAATAGACCGATCGAGGAACTCGAGGCGATGGTTGGCGACAGCCGCGTCACCGTCGAAGAGTTCCGCGTCGAGGCCGGCAAGGTCGAAGAGTTCGCGCGCGCGATCACGTCCGAAGACCCGATCTTCCGCGACGAGGCGGCGGCCGCCGAGCGGGGCTACGACCGCGTGCCCGCGCCGCTGACCTACAGCCAGGTCGGCCGGTTCCCGCGGTACACCCCCGAAGACGTCGACGGGAAGGGCTTCGACCTGGCCTTCCAGCCCGAGTACGTCCTCCACGGCGAGCAACACCACGAGTACGAGCGCCCGATGGCCGTCGGCGACGTCCTCGAGGGGACGACCACGCTCGCGGATGTCTTCCAGCGCGAGGGACCGCGTGCGGGCACGATGACATTCGCCGTCCTCGAGACCGAGTACCGAAATCGAGACGACGAACTCGTGTTAACCGACCGCACGACCGCCATCGAGACCTCGGGAGCGGTCGACGACGACGCCGACGAGGAGAGCACCGAAAGCGAGAGTGACGACGCCTCGAGCGAATCCGCCGAGGCAGCGACGAACGGCGGCGCCGCCGCGGCCGAGTCGGACGTGCCGCCGGCGACCGTCGGCAACTTCGATCGCGTCGGCGACCTCGCCGACATCGCGGTCGGCGACACCGGTCCGAACGTCGTCGTCGAGGACCTCGATCGCCAGCAGTTCGTCAAGTACGCCGGCGCGAGCGGCGACTTCAACCCGATCCACTACGACGAGCCCTACGCCACGGCCGCGGGCAACGAGAGCGTCTTCGGGCAAGGGATGTTCACCGCCGGCGTCACCTCCCGCGTCGTCGCGAACTGGTTCGAACTGCGGGATATTTCGAGCTTCGGCGTCCGGTTCCAGTCGCGGGTCTTCCCCGGCGACACCGTCGTCGCCAGCGGCGAGGTCGTCGAGATCAACGAGGCCGACGGAACGGTGGAGATCGAACTCGAAGCGTGGACGGACGGCGGCGAGACGCTGCTGACCGGGACGGCGACGGCCAACCTCGAGTGA
- a CDS encoding SDR family NAD(P)-dependent oxidoreductase: MTTDQFSVEGETAIVTGSSSGIGKMIVERFADDGANVVVTSREMENVEPVADAINESDRPGEALAIECDVTDREAVQEMIDETVDEFGGLDILINNAGASFQAPPSEISENGWKTIVDINLHGTFHCSQLAVEYMRDNGGGRIVNFASVAGTRGSKTMSHYGAAKAGVVNFTTSSAADWAEDGVWVNCIAPGLVATEGVRTQMGVEDDADEIARTSPDRTIGKPEEVADLAQFLASPASSYMVGETVEIKGLPRLGE; encoded by the coding sequence ATGACGACGGACCAGTTCAGCGTCGAGGGTGAGACGGCGATCGTCACGGGTTCCTCGAGCGGGATCGGGAAGATGATCGTCGAGCGGTTCGCCGACGACGGGGCGAACGTCGTCGTCACCTCGCGGGAGATGGAAAACGTCGAGCCGGTCGCCGACGCGATCAACGAGAGCGACCGACCGGGCGAGGCGCTGGCGATCGAGTGCGACGTGACCGACCGCGAGGCGGTCCAGGAGATGATCGACGAGACCGTCGACGAGTTCGGCGGCCTCGACATCCTGATCAACAACGCGGGGGCGAGCTTTCAGGCGCCACCCTCGGAAATTAGCGAGAACGGCTGGAAGACGATCGTCGACATCAACCTCCACGGCACCTTCCACTGCTCGCAACTCGCCGTCGAGTATATGCGGGACAACGGCGGCGGCCGGATCGTCAACTTCGCCAGCGTCGCGGGCACCCGGGGCTCGAAGACGATGAGCCACTACGGCGCGGCCAAAGCCGGCGTCGTCAACTTCACCACCTCCTCCGCGGCCGACTGGGCCGAAGACGGCGTCTGGGTCAACTGCATCGCGCCCGGCCTCGTCGCGACGGAGGGCGTCCGCACCCAGATGGGCGTCGAGGACGACGCCGACGAGATCGCCCGCACCTCACCGGACCGCACCATCGGCAAACCCGAGGAGGTCGCGGACCTCGCGCAGTTCCTCGCCAGTCCGGCTTCCTCCTACATGGTCGGCGAGACGGTCGAGATCAAGGGGCTCCCGCGTCTCGGCGAGTAG
- a CDS encoding class I adenylate-forming enzyme family protein, whose amino-acid sequence MELDVVPAETLLEAPYDGNVAHLLERAIADEPDALAIEHAGETITYREFGDRVERFADGLRELGLEAGDRVGLYMPNGIPFCTAVWACCHAGVIASPLNPEYRRREIAYQLEHADAKAVLVEGEPDDYVVEAVADLETEIVATTSGGDYRSLPELGAADADPDVVDREDDDVLLQPYTSGTTGKPKGVLLTHRNFRVQIAQSVSSYSAGPIEGDGIIVLPMYHITGMLGMMSSLCAGRTLHLLRPDQWDPELVLEKLDEHDIPAFVGVAAMFVDLLDAHEPDEYDLSTLIKAGQGGDKLPKPTQEQFEEAFDVPLSEGYGLTETTATSHTIRWSSLGNRPGSVGQPVGHTRSKVVDEEGNELGAGEEGEILIAGPQVMKGYYENPEANDDVFTEDGFFRTGDIGMRDEDNYYYIKGREKEMILTAGYNVYPREVENLLYEHPDIHEAAVFGLPDERRGETVAAAITPKEGAELTEDDVEEYVLGELAPYKHPRVVEIRRELPKTGSGKIRKTELQDEFVEEHGLES is encoded by the coding sequence ATGGAACTCGATGTCGTCCCCGCAGAGACGCTTTTAGAGGCCCCCTACGATGGGAACGTCGCACACCTGCTCGAGCGAGCGATAGCGGACGAGCCGGACGCGCTCGCGATCGAACACGCCGGCGAAACGATCACCTACCGCGAGTTCGGCGACCGCGTCGAGCGCTTCGCCGACGGGCTTCGGGAACTCGGCCTCGAGGCCGGCGACCGGGTCGGGCTCTACATGCCTAATGGCATTCCCTTCTGCACTGCAGTCTGGGCCTGCTGTCACGCCGGGGTCATCGCGAGCCCGCTGAACCCCGAGTACCGCCGTCGTGAGATCGCCTACCAGCTCGAGCACGCTGACGCGAAGGCGGTCCTCGTCGAGGGCGAGCCCGACGACTACGTCGTCGAGGCCGTCGCCGACCTCGAGACGGAGATCGTCGCCACGACCTCCGGCGGCGACTACCGGTCGCTGCCGGAACTGGGCGCGGCCGACGCCGACCCGGACGTGGTCGACCGCGAGGACGACGACGTGTTGCTCCAGCCCTACACCTCGGGGACGACGGGCAAACCGAAGGGCGTCCTGCTGACCCACCGCAACTTTCGGGTCCAGATCGCCCAGAGCGTCTCGAGTTACAGCGCCGGCCCGATCGAGGGCGACGGGATCATCGTCCTGCCGATGTACCACATCACCGGGATGCTCGGCATGATGTCCTCGCTGTGTGCCGGTCGGACGCTGCACCTGCTTCGCCCCGACCAGTGGGACCCGGAACTGGTCCTCGAGAAGTTAGACGAACACGACATTCCGGCCTTCGTCGGGGTCGCCGCGATGTTCGTCGACCTGCTCGACGCCCACGAGCCCGACGAGTACGACCTGTCGACGCTGATCAAGGCGGGGCAGGGCGGGGACAAGCTCCCGAAGCCGACACAGGAGCAGTTCGAGGAGGCGTTCGACGTCCCGCTCTCTGAGGGGTACGGGCTGACGGAGACGACCGCGACGAGCCACACCATCCGGTGGTCGTCCCTTGGCAACCGGCCCGGGAGCGTCGGCCAGCCGGTTGGCCACACGCGCTCGAAGGTCGTCGACGAGGAAGGGAACGAACTCGGCGCTGGCGAGGAAGGCGAGATCCTCATCGCTGGCCCACAGGTCATGAAGGGATACTACGAGAACCCCGAGGCGAACGACGACGTCTTCACCGAGGACGGCTTCTTCCGCACCGGCGACATCGGTATGCGAGACGAGGACAACTACTACTACATCAAGGGTCGCGAGAAGGAGATGATCCTGACCGCGGGGTACAACGTCTATCCGCGCGAGGTCGAGAACCTACTCTACGAACACCCCGACATCCACGAGGCCGCGGTCTTCGGGCTCCCCGACGAGCGCCGCGGCGAGACCGTCGCGGCCGCGATCACGCCCAAGGAGGGCGCGGAACTGACCGAGGACGATGTCGAGGAGTACGTCCTCGGGGAACTCGCCCCCTATAAACATCCTCGCGTCGTCGAGATCCGGCGCGAACTCCCGAAGACCGGCAGCGGCAAGATCCGCAAGACGGAACTGCAAGACGAGTTCGTCGAGGAACACGGGCTGGAATCGTGA
- a CDS encoding MFS transporter has translation MTDETADSTYSNAEIRTIALAVIAGIFFGGVATGVAFPTLPLLDEKLVISAIMLSVILSANRIARLFMNTPAGTIIDRVGSRKPMIFGLFTQALAPFGYIVGLHTPPIDLGVVPVLGDVSLPGVVFVLARLFWGIGSAFVFIGAFATITYVTTTNNRGRWVGYMRGGQSLGFPTGLILGGILTDLADMQTAFLVAGALALVAGTVATLVLPDVHAGAGSESRSVSLREVPALLAGNPTVVLVGYGNFAVRFLWGGVILSTLASYASVYGLELSFLEAAGISGIVMGLGVLTSGSLTIVTGWASDLVDDRTILTVPAFLAMAVGFLVIAYVPTIEALLGAIVLVGGGMGAAAPSLLAIMGDLTPGDELGRMGGAYQVMGDIGLSLGPLLAIPAVESWFGYRLTYVLCAVLVLSCLTIVSLPLLRNPEVTRTGVKAD, from the coding sequence ATGACTGACGAGACCGCCGACTCCACGTACTCGAACGCGGAGATCCGGACGATCGCGCTCGCGGTTATCGCCGGCATCTTCTTCGGCGGGGTCGCGACGGGCGTCGCGTTCCCGACGCTGCCGCTGTTAGACGAGAAGCTGGTGATCAGCGCGATCATGCTGAGCGTGATCCTCTCGGCCAACCGCATCGCGCGGCTGTTCATGAACACGCCGGCGGGGACGATCATCGATCGGGTCGGCTCGCGCAAACCGATGATCTTCGGGCTGTTCACCCAGGCGCTGGCTCCCTTCGGTTACATCGTCGGCCTCCACACGCCCCCGATCGATCTGGGCGTAGTGCCAGTACTCGGCGACGTGTCGCTTCCGGGCGTCGTCTTCGTCCTGGCGCGGCTGTTCTGGGGGATCGGCAGCGCGTTCGTCTTCATCGGCGCGTTCGCGACGATCACATACGTCACGACGACGAACAACCGGGGGCGGTGGGTCGGCTACATGCGCGGCGGCCAGTCGCTTGGCTTCCCGACCGGGCTCATCCTCGGGGGCATCCTGACGGACCTGGCCGATATGCAAACGGCGTTTCTCGTCGCCGGCGCGCTCGCGCTGGTCGCCGGCACCGTCGCGACGCTCGTCCTCCCGGACGTTCACGCGGGTGCGGGCTCGGAGAGCCGATCGGTGAGCCTCCGCGAGGTCCCCGCGCTGTTGGCCGGCAATCCGACCGTCGTCCTCGTCGGCTACGGGAACTTTGCCGTCCGATTCCTCTGGGGCGGCGTCATCCTCTCGACGCTCGCGAGCTACGCGAGCGTCTACGGCCTCGAGCTCTCCTTTCTCGAGGCGGCCGGAATCAGCGGCATCGTGATGGGCCTTGGCGTGCTCACCTCGGGGTCGCTGACGATCGTCACCGGCTGGGCATCGGATCTGGTCGACGATCGGACGATTCTGACGGTGCCGGCCTTTCTGGCGATGGCGGTCGGTTTTCTGGTTATCGCCTACGTGCCAACGATCGAGGCGCTACTCGGTGCGATCGTCCTCGTCGGCGGCGGTATGGGCGCGGCCGCGCCGTCGCTGCTGGCGATCATGGGCGATCTCACCCCCGGCGACGAACTCGGCCGGATGGGCGGTGCCTACCAGGTGATGGGCGATATCGGGCTCAGCCTGGGCCCGCTGCTGGCGATTCCGGCCGTCGAGAGCTGGTTCGGCTATCGGCTGACGTACGTCCTCTGTGCGGTGCTCGTCTTGAGTTGCTTGACGATCGTCTCGCTGCCGCTACTGCGTAACCCCGAGGTCACCCGGACGGGAGTGAAAGCCGACTGA